Genomic DNA from Neisseria lisongii:
ATATGGCGGCGATGGTGGCGGCACACTACGAACCGAGGATTAAGGACTTCTACCAACGTCTGCGTTTGCGGGGTAAGCCGTACAAAGTGGCGGTAACGGCCTGTATGCGTAAGCTGCTGACGATTCTGAATGCGATGATGCGGGATCGTTTGGCGGCAGTGAGTGCTGTTTGATCATGTTGAAGTATTGCCGGTTTTGTTTAGACCGGCCTTCAGACTAACCGTTTTTGTATTTTTACCCGACGGGGTGAAAAATACAGTTGCTACAAGTGCCGGATTAAATTGTATGGATTATTCAGTTAATCCACTATAGGTAATATTAGCTTACTGGCTTGTACAGAGAAGTTAGTGTTTTAACTATAGTCAATTCAAACATTCTGCAAATAAAAAAGAGCCTGCATCAGCAGGCTCTTTTTGTTTAGGCTAATCTAATCAGCTTAGATTAGAATTTGTGGCGCAAGCCAACCAGACCGGCAACGGTTTCAACTTTGTGAGGGCCTTTTTGACCGGCACGCAACCAACCTGCAGACAACAGAGCAGAAGTGCGTTTAGAGAAGTCGTAGTCAGCACCTACGATCACTTGGTCGTAGCCAGTACCTTTTTGTTTTACGCCGTCAACTTTAGCTTTGAAACCGTGAGCATAAGTAACACGAGGAGTTACATTACCAAAACGGTAAGCAGCAGTTGCAGCAGCTTCCAAGGTTTCTACACCTTTACCATGAGTAGTTACCTTGCCATCTTTATCTTTGATAGTTACAGAATCAGCAACTTTAGTACCAAATGCAACATTACCATCTTTTACAAAACCATTAGTCAGAGAAGTGGTATAGTTTTCGTAAGTTTCAAAGTTTTTGCCGTATTGAACAGCAGCACCAACCATCAGGTTGTTTGCATCGTAACCAGCAGCCAAGCGATGGAATTGACCGTCTTTAGCTTTTTCATTAGCTTTGTTACTAGCGATATTATTGTGTTTGAAACCACCGGCGTATTGACCGAAGAAACCTGAGTTTTCGTAGTTCAAACCAGCGTAGTAAGCATCTTTAGTGGCTTCGTTGTGAGTCCATTTATCTTCTGGGTTAGCGTTGTCACGTGGAGTGTATTGTACGTTAGCGCTGAAGCCACCGAATACTGGAGAGTCGTAACGGGCAGAAGCAACACGTTTAGAGTTACGGTTGAAAGTATCACCCAAAGCAACAGCGTGGTTATTGCCTTCCCATGGATCAATCGCACCGTCAGTACTCATGATTGAGCTTTCGATGTAACCGGCACGAACTTTACCGAAGCCACCTTCCAAACCGATGAAAGAGTCGCGAGTAGCCCAGCCGTTACCACCAGTTACTGGAGTTTTTTGTTCGATTTGCCAAATAGCGTTCAGGTTGTTACCCAGATGCTCGTGACCTTTGAAACCGATACGTGAACCGAAATCTTGGATATCGGTAGCAGTTTTGGTTTTACGCTCAAATTTTGCTTTTTCAGCAGTTTTAGCACCAAATTTAGTTTGAGCGATTTCAACACCGGCTTTAACTTGACCGTACAGAGTTACATCGGCCATAGCTGCAACAGGCAGAGTTGCCAGAGTCAGGGCGATCAGAGATTTTTTCATTACTGTATTCCTTTTCCATATATGAAAGAAAACAACATAAGCAGATTCGATTCAATCTACTCTACGTTTTGCATTTATCACTGCAATCAGTCAGCGATTACATGGCTTCACTATAAATGCTTCGCTGCGAAAAAACAAACTTTGCTGCGTTTACTTGGCTTGGCGGCGGCTTTATCCAACAGGCCGGTGACTGAAATTATGGATTTTATTATTTATATATCAATTAGTTATGTTTATTTCCGATTTTTTGCATTTTTACAACACATCGTTTCAGAACGTGGTATTTGAGGCCAGTGGATTGTTGGCAATATCGGTTTTTTAGATAGGCAATGGCTGCTTTTGCAGCTTATCGTGAATCCATTTTTAAAGTATTACTGCGCTGGCTCACCTATAGCGAATCAACCGAAAAATATGGCACCACAGCAAGCCACCCTTCCCCTAGCCTCTTCCCGTCAGCGGGACGGGGAACAAAGTGCAGGTGAACCAACTTAGCTTGTTGCTCCACATATTCCGACTGTTATTAGCTTGCCGATTTGTACAGAAAATTCGGTGTTTTAACTATACACTGTTGTCCGGAAGCTGCGGTATCAGCAGCTGTTCTACCCAAGTATCAAATATCCTGCTGTTGATACTGCAGTCAAACAAACCGACCGCAAACAGTTGGCCGCCATATAGCGCACCGATGGCATTGGTTTGATTACGTCCCTGCCAATCATAAGTATCGATGCAAAGGCTGCCTTTGGGTGCATACCCGTAAGGACGGTGGACGAAGGTTCTGAACCCGCTTTCATCCAAACAGACAATCGGACGGTTTCTCAGATGAAAACGGTGTTTGAGTCTGATAAACCGTCTTCTGAGCCGGGCATTTGCCTTTGGGTGTTTATTGGTCTTTTTTTCGGCTGATACCGTATTTTTGCAGTGCTTTGTGAATGGCACCGGTTGAACAGTTAAACCGCTCTGCCCGTTCGTAGCAATAGGCATCGGGGTATTGTTCGACATCCAGAAACAGTGCTTCTTTTGTGATTTTGAAAGGTTTTCTGTCTTTGGGGTAGGCTTTGGGGACAGGGTTCTTTGTCCATCTGAACAGGGTATCGCTGCCGATACCGAGTTCTTTGGCTGCTTTGCGGATGGAAAGGCCTTGTTTGAGTTTGGCTAGGGTGAGTTTGCGGAAGTCTGTTGAGTAGGTCATGGGGAGGGATGGTTGAATCAATGTCGGCTAAATTGTAATTTATTTTAGGTGGATTGGCTATAGTGATCATGGATAATGCGGCGTTTCATAAGGGTAAGGCTGAAGCGTTGTTGAAGGATAAAGGACATACTGTCTTATGACTTCCTCCTTACAGTCCCGACTTAAATCCGATTGAAAAGAAGTGGACTTGATTAAAGGCGAGACGGAGGAAGTTTGGGGGGCTGTCTGTGGATGAGTTGCTTAGGGGTGTTATTTAAATTTGGTAGATTGACTATATATGCCTGCGATGGTGTTTTGCTTCGGCGTTCATAAAGACAGTATTTACAGCCCGTTTGTCCAACGCTTGCCGGGGCGTAATAAACTGGCGAAAAAAGCCGTGATTGTGGCTCTGATGCGTAAACTCGTAACCATTGCCCAATCTGTATTGAAGTACCAACACCCCTTTAATGAAGAACGCTGTGCGAAAATGTGTCTGGATAAGGCTTGATTTGTTGGGGGGCTTATAGTATCTCGTTTTGCAAATAAAACCTACTAAATCTGTGCATACAAGGAATTGCACGCCGAACATGGTTTGAAATCGGTGGGCAATAAATTGCCCACGCTACAAAATAAGCCGTCTGAAAAGCGAAGGTTTCGCTAAACTCGCTGCTCTCGTTTTGGCGAAACCTTCGCTTTTCAGACGGCTTATTTGCTTTCTTTCAGCTTTATTCTTCGGGCAATCTGGTAATCTTCACCCGTTCGATGCGCTGGCCTTCTTTTTCGGTTACTTCAAAACGCCAGCCGTGGAAATCGATGCTGTCGCCGACATCGGGTATGCTTTGCAGCTCTTCCATAATCAGTCCGGCAACGGTGTGGTAGTCGGCATCTTCTTCCTGCGGCGGGAGGTTGAGTTGGGGGGCGAGTTCGACATACTCGAGCGAGCCGTCCACGGTCAGGCTTTCGTCGGCGTTTTCCTGCAGGGCGGGTTCTTCTTCACGTTCGAATTCTTCGGGGAATTCGCCGGCGATGGCTTCGAGCAGGTCTTTCATGGTAACCATGCCTAAGACTGCGCCGAATTCGTCCACCACCAGCGAGTAATCGGCGCTGCTTTGGCGGAATAATTCGATGGCGTTCAGGGCGGTGGTGGAGTCGGGCAAAATCAGGGGCTGGCGCAAGGCCGTCTGAATATTCATTTCGCCGTTTTCCAAGAGCTGGCTCAACAGGTCTTTTTTGTTGATATAGCCCAGAGGTTCGTCCACGCCGGCTTTGCCGACCACCAGCAGGCGGCTGTATGGCGTGTCTTGCAGTTGGCGGTATTGTTCCTGACGGCTTTGGGAAATATCCAGCCGCTCGATGTCTCTGCGAGGAATCATTACGCCCATAATCGGCCGCTCGGCGAGGGTCAAGACGCTGCGGATCATGGATTTTTCGTTTTCTTCAAAACGGGCATCGTCTTCGGTATCGCCCGATTTTGCCAAAATACTTTCCCTGATACCCATCATGCCTAAGACGTTTTCAGCGGTACGTTTGCGCCACGAGCTGCTGATATAGTCGTTTTTACGGCTGTTTTTCTGGGAAATCTGGTTGAAAAGTTCGATCAGAATCGAGAAGCCGATGGCGGCATAGAGATAGCCTTTGGGGATATGGAAATGGAAGGCTTCGGCAATCAGGCTGAAGCCGATCATCAGTAGGAAGCCGAGGCACAGCATGACCACGGTCGGGTGTTTATCGACAAATTCGGTCAGCACTTTGCTGGCGGTAATCATCACCGCCATCGCCACGGCAACCGCCGCCATTGCGACCACGATATGATCGACCATGGCAACGGCGGTAATCACGGAATCGATGGAAAATACAGCGTCCAACACCAAAATCTGCGCCACCACGCTCCAAAACGGGGCGTGTTTTTTCTGCGTTTCGGCAACGGCAAACTGGTTATGCCCTTCCAAACGCTCGTGCAGCTCGGTTGTCGCTTTATACAGCAGAAACAGGCCGCCTGAAAACATAATCAGGTCTTTGCCCGATACGGTCAGAGAAGCAATGGAAAACAGCGGCTGCGTCAGCGTCATAATGTGCGCCATAAAGCCGAGCATGAAGATGCGGATCAACACCGCCAGCCCCAAGCCGGTAATGCGTGCTTTGTCGCGCAGGGCGGGTTTGACTTTGTTTGCCAAAATCGCCACAAACACCAGATTGTCGATGCCCAACACCACTTCCAGCACCAACAGCGTTGCAAAGCCCACCCACGTATGCGGATCGGCTAACCAACTGAAATCCATGATTTTTCTATTCCTTTAAATAAATATAAACAGGCGGCCTGAAGCAGCCTGAAATTCTTGTTTTATTGATAATAAGCGTTGAAGTGTACCAGTTTGGCGGTGTGATGGCAAAACTGCGCCGGTAAGGCCGTCTGAAAATATATCTTCCAATGCAAAAAAGCACCATCATGAAGATGGTGCTTTTTAAATCTGGCTCCCCGACCTGGGCTCGAACCAGGGACCTGCGGATTAACAGTCCGTCGCTCTACCGACTGAGCTATCGGGGAATTAAGCGACTATTATAGAAACTGCTTTTCAAGCTGTCAATGCCGCCTTTTAAGCGATTTTGCAATTTATTCATTTTCAAAGGAATTAAATTGCAACTTTTTATCTAAGCCCGTTCAAAAATTCCCATCGATTCAACATGGGCGGTTTGGGCAAACATATTCATAATCCCCGCCGCCCGGAAAACATAGCCTTTTTCGACCAATACGGCGGCATCTCGGGCAAAAGTGGCGGGATTGCACGACACATAAACGATTTTTTGCGGCAAATACGGCTCGTGCAGTGCCTGCACCACGGCATAAGCGCCACTGCGGGGCGGGTCGAGCAGCATTTTGTCGAAACGTCCCCAAGCTGCAAGGCTTTGCGGCGTGGTTTCAAACAAATCGGCCGTCTGAAAACGCACATTGCTGCAGCCGTTGGCGGCGGCGTTTTGTTCGGCACGCTGCACCAATACGCCCGAACCTTCCATGCCGACCACTTCCGCACCGGATTTCGCCATCGGCAAAGTGAAATTGCCCAAGCCGCAAAACAGGTCGGCCACTTTTTCGCCCGCCTGAATATCCAGCCAACGCAATGCCCGTCCGACCATAATCTGATTGATGTCGGCATTGATTTGGGTGAAATCGCCGGGGCGGTACGGCATACGGATACCGAATTCCGCCAGCTCATAAGCCAACATCGGACGCTCGGCGGGATAAAACGCCTGCGCTGCGGCCTTGCCCTGCTGCAGCCAGATTTGCCAGCATTCGGGGCGGCGGGACAGGGTTTCGTCAAACCAGCGTTTCAACACCGACAGGCCTTTTTCAGACGGCCTTTGTTCGACAATCAGATTGAAAACCGTAATTTCGTCAGTGCGGTAAAACTCGACAGACGATGCCTTGCCGCCCGCCTCAGCAAACCGCCGCAACAGTTTTTTCACATCGGGCAAAACCGCCGATACGCTTTCGGGCAAAACGAGGCATTCGGCAATATCGACAATCTGATGGCTGCGTTTGGCACGGAAACCCAATACCGGCAAACCTTGCCGGTCTGTCCCGACGCTCAGGCGGGTACGATCCCGATAATGCTTCGGCGTGCCGTATATCGGCGGCAAAATCTGCTGCGGTCTGACCTTGCCGATACGCTGCAACTGTTCTTCCCAAATCCGCTGTTTCAATGCCACCTGCGCCGCCGGTTCGATATGTTGCAGCACGCAGCCGCCGCATGTCTCAAAATAGCGACACTCTGGCGTTACCCGCTGCGGCGACGGGCGCAGGATTGCGGTTGCCTGCGCTTCGTCAAACTGCTTTTTTTCCGTTATCAGGCGGTAGGCAACTGTTTCGCCGGGCAATGCGCCTTTGATAAAGACGGTTTTGCCCTGATTTCTGGCCACGCCCCGGCCTTCGTAATCCAATGAAAACACGTCTGCGGTGGGCTGTCGGGTTGGGTTTGTATTCATCATTATGTGGTCTGTTCTTATCCGCCGCCGGCCATATTCCGTGCCGTTGCGGCGTTTTTTTACTGTGAAAGGCATATTTTCGCACAAATTGATTGTGGTTTACGGTATGATTTCCGGCTATATCCCGATATTTGACTTCAACATCACATCATCATCTATGAAAAAAAGCTGCTTTTCCCTGCTGGCGCTGGTTGCCGCCGCTTCATCATTGGCCGCACCCGCCGCAAACAACACCACCGCCCTGCCCGATGTCGCCCCTGTTTCCGAAGGGCAACACGTCTTCATCAATATTCCGCAACAACGCCTGTTTGTCTATCACAACGGCAAGCTGACCCATGTTTATCCCGTAGCGGTCGGCAAGGCGATGACGCAGACCAATCTGGGCGAACACAAAATCGGTGTCAAAGCGTTCAATCCGACTTGGCACATTCCGAAATCGATTCAGAAAGAACGCGGCGACGGGGTAACTTCCGTGCCGCCCGGCCCGCAAAATCCGCTCGGTCCGGTGTTTGTGCGCCTCGGCGATCCGAAACTGGGCTTGGGCATTCACGGCACCAATGCGCCCGCCAGCGTGCCGGGTGTGCGCAGCCACGGCTGCGTGCGCATGAAGTCGCCCGATGCGTTGGAATTTGCCAAAAACATCGCCACCGGTTCGCCCGCTTCGGTGATTTACCAAATGGCCAGCCTGAACGAAGATGCCGCCAAAAACCTGTGGCTCGCCGCCTATCGAGACCCTTACAATAAACAAAATCTCGACACCGCAGCCCTGAAAAAAAGCATTCAGGCATGGGCCAAAGCCCGCGGCAAAACCGTTTCTGCCAAACGGGTTGAAGCCGTTCTGAAAAACCGCACCGGCGCACCCAACTGCC
This window encodes:
- a CDS encoding TerC family protein encodes the protein MDFSWLADPHTWVGFATLLVLEVVLGIDNLVFVAILANKVKPALRDKARITGLGLAVLIRIFMLGFMAHIMTLTQPLFSIASLTVSGKDLIMFSGGLFLLYKATTELHERLEGHNQFAVAETQKKHAPFWSVVAQILVLDAVFSIDSVITAVAMVDHIVVAMAAVAVAMAVMITASKVLTEFVDKHPTVVMLCLGFLLMIGFSLIAEAFHFHIPKGYLYAAIGFSILIELFNQISQKNSRKNDYISSSWRKRTAENVLGMMGIRESILAKSGDTEDDARFEENEKSMIRSVLTLAERPIMGVMIPRRDIERLDISQSRQEQYRQLQDTPYSRLLVVGKAGVDEPLGYINKKDLLSQLLENGEMNIQTALRQPLILPDSTTALNAIELFRQSSADYSLVVDEFGAVLGMVTMKDLLEAIAGEFPEEFEREEEPALQENADESLTVDGSLEYVELAPQLNLPPQEEDADYHTVAGLIMEELQSIPDVGDSIDFHGWRFEVTEKEGQRIERVKITRLPEE
- the porB gene encoding trimeric porin PorB, which gives rise to MKKSLIALTLATLPVAAMADVTLYGQVKAGVEIAQTKFGAKTAEKAKFERKTKTATDIQDFGSRIGFKGHEHLGNNLNAIWQIEQKTPVTGGNGWATRDSFIGLEGGFGKVRAGYIESSIMSTDGAIDPWEGNNHAVALGDTFNRNSKRVASARYDSPVFGGFSANVQYTPRDNANPEDKWTHNEATKDAYYAGLNYENSGFFGQYAGGFKHNNIASNKANEKAKDGQFHRLAAGYDANNLMVGAAVQYGKNFETYENYTTSLTNGFVKDGNVAFGTKVADSVTIKDKDGKVTTHGKGVETLEAAATAAYRFGNVTPRVTYAHGFKAKVDGVKQKGTGYDQVIVGADYDFSKRTSALLSAGWLRAGQKGPHKVETVAGLVGLRHKF
- a CDS encoding transposase, which codes for MSNNTPMPIATNGQSGLTVQPVPFTKHCKNTVSAEKKTNKHPKANARLRRRFIRLKHRFHLRNRPIVCLDESGFRTFVHRPYGYAPKGSLCIDTYDWQGRNQTNAIGALYGGQLFAVGLFDCSINSRIFDTWVEQLLIPQLPDNSV
- the rlmD gene encoding 23S rRNA (uracil(1939)-C(5))-methyltransferase RlmD encodes the protein MMNTNPTRQPTADVFSLDYEGRGVARNQGKTVFIKGALPGETVAYRLITEKKQFDEAQATAILRPSPQRVTPECRYFETCGGCVLQHIEPAAQVALKQRIWEEQLQRIGKVRPQQILPPIYGTPKHYRDRTRLSVGTDRQGLPVLGFRAKRSHQIVDIAECLVLPESVSAVLPDVKKLLRRFAEAGGKASSVEFYRTDEITVFNLIVEQRPSEKGLSVLKRWFDETLSRRPECWQIWLQQGKAAAQAFYPAERPMLAYELAEFGIRMPYRPGDFTQINADINQIMVGRALRWLDIQAGEKVADLFCGLGNFTLPMAKSGAEVVGMEGSGVLVQRAEQNAAANGCSNVRFQTADLFETTPQSLAAWGRFDKMLLDPPRSGAYAVVQALHEPYLPQKIVYVSCNPATFARDAAVLVEKGYVFRAAGIMNMFAQTAHVESMGIFERA
- a CDS encoding IS630 transposase-related protein; protein product: MTYSTDFRKLTLAKLKQGLSIRKAAKELGIGSDTLFRWTKNPVPKAYPKDRKPFKITKEALFLDVEQYPDAYCYERAERFNCSTGAIHKALQKYGISRKKDQ
- a CDS encoding L,D-transpeptidase, which translates into the protein MKKSCFSLLALVAAASSLAAPAANNTTALPDVAPVSEGQHVFINIPQQRLFVYHNGKLTHVYPVAVGKAMTQTNLGEHKIGVKAFNPTWHIPKSIQKERGDGVTSVPPGPQNPLGPVFVRLGDPKLGLGIHGTNAPASVPGVRSHGCVRMKSPDALEFAKNIATGSPASVIYQMASLNEDAAKNLWLAAYRDPYNKQNLDTAALKKSIQAWAKARGKTVSAKRVEAVLKNRTGAPNCLTCAAGVKIKGPLQSIAWTSGSAGFSKAKVVPKPAPVKEEVLPQGGEIEVDAGGDAPKATPVPSKPQTPVPAKAAPVAKEPTESLF